ACCATCTCTTGCGATCGTAAattaccgacgacgacgacgacggatgAATCGAATCTGAAATCGCTCGACGTTTCCCCACAAGCTTGTAACTCGAGTTCGATACAGTCTGCCGCCAACATCGCTCCTCCTGTTAGTTTAGAAGAAATTACGAGTAGTAATTCTTCGCCTTCCGACGATGTGCAGTCGTCACCGTCGAAATCACTTCCATTGTTTACCGGGTTTGCCCAAATGGGCTCGGATTTAATTAGCAATCGCGAAGAGAGTAACGCTAAAcagtttttcttttgaatatcTTAcggcgatttttcaaaaaatccgcATTGTCTAGATCGTTTTagtgttatttatttatttattttttttttttttaccagattgTTTGCGCGTACTTTTTAACTAGAAATTTTAAGGTTACTACGTTAACTCGagtttttatttggttttgttTTGAAGCTGCATTGTTTTTTCTTCTGTAATTTTACGTGTTTACGTTTTTGTtctaaatattatttatttattttatttcgagtatttatttattcattcattcaacaaaaatattaaacgttttgttttttataaagattacctaatttttgtaaatctttTCCGTATGACGTAACACAACGACCAACGTGGTCACCACCATTGTAAGGTAGATACAGTCGTCTTGCACGGAATCCCCTCGCGATAAGTGATGATTAAAAAACTTGCGATAAGGTATACTTGGAATTGGagcttaatttttttgctgtctGCTGCGAAGAGCATATAATATTTTCTCATAGTTCGAGTTGGTTGTTTCCTCTTCAAATCAAAATACCgcaggtactaggtaggtatagctagGTCTGCTAGGTACCATATACGACGAGTATGCCGTAGCAATCGCCAATCGCTATTGAAATGTCGGATTCGTTTAAGCGGTTCAGTCGTTCGACTTTCGTTAAATGCTTATCAGAAAACCCTGACTCGTAAATTAAAAGAGTTGTAAAGGTACGAGACGGGGACCGGGGTACTGATAGGTAACAGCAGATAGCACAATGCCAGAAAACACCGTttatgacgacgacgacgacctgTGTGGCCAGTTTGATAATACCATTTTGAGCGACCGAATGTTCGACTATGTATCGTTCAACGTTACTCGTAGTTTTAGGCTTAGCGCAAATATGTTGGCAAATTCGCACAGCCTCGTGTTACAATATCTTGGCGGTGTTTCCGGTTAGAGCGTACAGTCATTTCGTTGTACTGAATTCGATCGCGAAAGAATTAGCGAGTCACGGCCACAACGTAACCGTGTACAGTAAATACCCGGAAAAGTACAAAAGCGATAACTACACCCATATCGAGCTGGTCGACTGTTTTCCGCTGAAAAACGACAATTATAGGTACAACAGCGTCGAATACGTGTCCAGCTACAACAGtaatttgggatttttgattTACATCTTGAGTTTTATTCCGGCGTACGAAGAAATCAAAGAATGCGCACCGCTAATGGATCTGATCGAAACGTCCGATCATTCGTACGATCTGCTGCTTTTGGAAGCGTACAACGGTAACACCGACATCTACGCCGGATTATCGTATAAACTGAAAATCCCCTACGTCAGCGTCGCTACCACCACCCTGTATCCCTGGCTATCCGAAAGGATCGCTACTCCCGATAATCCCAGCTACATTCCGGTGCCTTTTTCCGGATTCACCTCCGAGATGACTTTTTACGAACGAATCGTCAACACCGTCGTGTACCTGACAtccaaaattctctacaatctGAAATCTATTACCGAATCGGATGCCATTGCTAGGCAGCTATTCGGACAGGATATGCCTAATTTGAGAAATATATTGGAAAATTGTAGTCTCACCTTTACCTACACTCATAGCAGCATGAATCCTATTCGACCTTTGGTTCCGAACGTCGTCGAAATTGCCGGTGTCAATATAAAAGGAGTGAATCCTTTAccagaggtacctacctatctttcaTCATCTAAGTcattaatgaattttgataaattgaattgaacatttttttctcatttttttcaactgtgctGCGGAAGGGGGCTACCTGCCGGCATTTTGCAGATATATGTAGATAgcggaaaagtaaaaaataaggaattattCTCCCACCCGTGGTAACAACCCAGGGGAGGGGGTATTTCCTTGCTGACAAGTGACAAAGAATATGCCTATCTACCCCTACTATTCGATATGAAATAACCTCTACtacaatttattttgaattgcgAATCGCGAAAAGGTTAATTatggtaggtaaggtacctatggTAGGAACATACTAGAAATTTGTGAACATGTTTCAggatatcgaaaaattcatcaacgaaTCGGAGCACGGAGTATTGTACTTTTCTATGGGATCTTTTCTGCACTCCAAAATGTTCCCCAAGGATAAATTGAATGCGCTTATCGCTGCTTTTGCGCAAATCCCTCAAAGAGTTATTTGGAAATGGGAAAGCGATACTATTTCTGTAAAAACTGACAAGATTTACACCGCTCCGTGGCTTCCTCAGAAAGACATCCTAGGTAATTTGTTTGGTACCTGGTGCAGGTACCTCTACCTTCCTACATCTAATAATGAAAGTCGTgcatctaattttgaaaattcgtacgCACCTTCTTGTCTACTTATATCAGtcctttgttttgttttgaaagcgtttgttttgtttttgttttttgtttttaattttgttttaaaacacgtttttgtaaaACCCTGCCCTGTATAAATAATATTTACCTACCAactaagaaattgaaaatcaatgcaAGTTCTGGTCATAGGAATACTAAAGACAGCTGCACCAGACCTTGATATCTGTTCCTAAATTCAGAGatataaaaatatacttttcaAGGGCTTTAGCAAAATTTCTAACGCCTAgcttaaaaaaaagaaagtgaaGTCAGCTACTTACAACTTTGTAAATAAGTATTAAAttctgatttcattttaaatttcaacttcgcaagaacatttttggattttaggcgaatttttgaaaaaaaaagagctctCATAAAGGATTAATTTTCTGGACCAAtgcgaataattccttcaattcatcTCTCATAGTACCTCAATCAACAGCTTCTATAGTtttaagccattctggagcctgctATGGTTTtaatggtaaaaattgaaacaaaattgaaaaaaaaatcgtaaaaacctctgtcaaaatatcacaaaaaaaaaacgatgaaaaatccTCTCGTCCTTTCTGTCGTCTATATGCTTTTAGTaaattacatatacctacttacatatctAAAGACGTGTAAAGAGTCGTATATGGTTgtttttctttgtaattttttagccCATCCGAACGTGAAGCTGTTTATGTCCCATGGAGGATTATTAGGCCTCAATGAGGCGATTTACGCCGGCGTACCGATTCTAGGAATAcctatttttgctgatcagtTGACGAATGTCaaccatttgaaaaatctcGGAGCTGCCGAAGTTCTCGACTACAACGAAATCACCGAggaaaatgtgttgaaaaaaatttatcaaattttagaCAACATAAGGTTAAATTTTGTTCTTTCTTCATATTTTCACGAAATCAACGTAGACAATTTCacatacaaatacctacatataaccATTATTCCTAGACCTAGGTACTCGGTACTCCGGTACTCGTAATTCAGATTACAATggtaaggtacctatagcaCAATAGTTTTCAAAAGcgccatttttttcttcttcctcttATTTTAGCTACGAAGAAAATGCCAAATTAATCTCAACGAGGTACAAAGACAGGCCATTATCGCCGCAGGATACAGTCGTCTATTGGTCCGAATATGTTGTAAGACACGACGGAGCACATCATTTGCGAACACCTGCCGCTCGCATGCCCTGGTATCAATACATATTGTTGGATGTGATCGGCTTCGTTGCGATTTTATTCGCCATATTTTTCATCACAGTTTTTTATACGTTCAAATTATGGTTCTTGATGATTCGCAAATTGTTTGTGAAGAATTGGCTAAACCCAGCTGTAAAAGTTAAAGAGaactgaaatggaaattttagcaACATATTTTCTCGACATTTCCGTCAGGCTCGCACAGTTAGGTACCCACCTtgaacctacctacctatacatgaATGGATATGCTGTGCCTCTCTGATGAGTTTCGTCTTTTTTGCAATGTAGGTAATGTATAGGCTCCAGTGgtgtagccaggattttctcaaggagggggcaaaaccagatttttaggcacgAAAAATCGAagtgaggggtaattttctggaaacctattgtaatgtgtggtgatgttatgaaaatgaaggcaaaattactgctcgagcgaagcgagagcgaaaatttttagaaaaaatgagtcagaacaacaaaaaaacgtcaatttttgcatgttttctttcaaattttcgctctcaaggggggggggggcatggccccctgcgcccccccttggctacgccactgatagGCTCGTACCTACTTGTACAGTTTTGCGAATATGTAtgtagaagtaggtacctatcgtacTCGTACTCATACTCGTACATGTAGGCACAATAAGTTATATATCTGTTTTAATAAATGATTTTGAACTGCTGCTTACGTATATAGGTACCAATATCTCATTTAGATCTTATGTATTGTTACTCGTTAATTAATTAATACGTGTGTTTAAGTAAATGCTTTGAAGTTTCCTA
This region of Planococcus citri chromosome 5, ihPlaCitr1.1, whole genome shotgun sequence genomic DNA includes:
- the LOC135847587 gene encoding UDP-glycosyltransferase UGT5-like; protein product: MYRSTLLVVLGLAQICWQIRTASCYNILAVFPVRAYSHFVVLNSIAKELASHGHNVTVYSKYPEKYKSDNYTHIELVDCFPLKNDNYRYNSVEYVSSYNSNLGFLIYILSFIPAYEEIKECAPLMDLIETSDHSYDLLLLEAYNGNTDIYAGLSYKLKIPYVSVATTTLYPWLSERIATPDNPSYIPVPFSGFTSEMTFYERIVNTVVYLTSKILYNLKSITESDAIARQLFGQDMPNLRNILENCSLTFTYTHSSMNPIRPLVPNVVEIAGVNIKGVNPLPEDIEKFINESEHGVLYFSMGSFLHSKMFPKDKLNALIAAFAQIPQRVIWKWESDTISVKTDKIYTAPWLPQKDILAHPNVKLFMSHGGLLGLNEAIYAGVPILGIPIFADQLTNVNHLKNLGAAEVLDYNEITEENVLKKIYQILDNISYEENAKLISTRYKDRPLSPQDTVVYWSEYVVRHDGAHHLRTPAARMPWYQYILLDVIGFVAILFAIFFITVFYTFKLWFLMIRKLFVKNWLNPAVKVKEN